DNA from Campylobacter sp. RM5004:
TACTAGTCCTTAAAGATTTTCTAATATATCTATATAAGCTTTTTCAAATTGAACTAAACCATCATCTAAAAGCTTTTTACATGCATTATCATACTCTATTTCATTAATTGTTGAGAATATAAATTCTTTTGATGAAGTTATTAATTCCTGATTCAAATTCTTTATGTTTTTACTTGGTCTATAAGCATTTATTGCATTGATTGGTGCTGTATTTATAGTATTGTTTAATTCTAATTCTTTTAAATAATAATCTTTACTTAAATCATTACTTTTGGTTCCTGTGCTAGCAAATAAAGCTCTAATATTTTCACTATCCACCTTAGATGCTGAATATATTGCATTTTGAATACCTATTTGATTTTTTACGCTATATCTATGATTTAATAAGCTATCAACCCTGCTTACAAAAATACTAACAACACCTTTGTTTGTTATTCCATTAGGATTTTTTGCTTTATATTTTTTCATACCTTCAATTATTGCATCATTACATTTTTTTGCTTGTTCATGTGAGAAAATTAAAGTTGCATTAATGCTAATTCCATAACTTGCCAAAGTATTCATAACTTCATAACCTGCATTTGTTGCCGGAACTTTTATCATTAGATTTGGCATATTTATTAAATTAGCAATTTTTAAACCTTCTGCAATACTAAGACCTGCATTATTACTATTTAATGGATTTATTTCAAAACTGATAAAACCATTATTGTTATCTTTTGCATATAAATAACTCATTTTAAGGGCTGCTTTTTTTATATCTTCTAAAGCTAGAGCTAAAAATAATTCTTCTTTGTTTTTAATATTTAATTGTTTTATTCTTTCTTTATAATAAGCTGAAGTTGTAATTGCGTTTTTAAATATACTAGGATTACTAGTAGCACCATTTATAGTGCCACTAGCTAGCATTTGTAAAAATTCATTATCTAAAAAACTATTTTCAATAAAATCACACCAAATGCTATATCCACTCATTAAAAATCCCTTTTCATTAAAGCTTCAACTTTTAATATGGTAAGAATGCTATTTTCTTGCTTTCCAATACCTTCAATCATACCTTTTTCTTTTAATAAAGTCTCAGGTGGTTGGTCTATATTGCTCTCTTTAATTTTGATAGCTTCTGTTAATTTATCAATAACAAAACCTATATTTCCTTCTTCACCTTTTAATACTATATATCTAGTATGTTGAGTATGTTTTGAGCTTCCTAAACCAAAGCGTTTAGCTAAATCAATTAAAGGAATAACATTACCACGCATATTAAATACACCTAAAACATAATCAGGCACACTAGGAACCCTAGTGTATTCAATAGGTTTTATTATTTCTTGAATGCTTAAAATCGGAATAGCATATTCTTCTTCATCTATCATAAAACCTACTAATTGTCTAATTTGCTCTTCTTTAGTATCTCTTGCTGAAGAGCCTTTTACTTGCTCTTGCTGTCTATTTAAAACTTGATTTAATCTTTCCATTACATTATCCTAACTTTAAATTCTTTCTTACTACATTTTCTAAATATTCATAAGAATAAGGCTTTGTAATATACTCAGTCATTCCTACTTCTACACCTCTTAATCTATCACTCTTACTTGTTCTACTTGTTACAGCAATTAATGGTAGATTTCTATATTTTGCATATTTTCTAATTTCTGCTGCTAGTGTGTATCCATCCATTCTAGGCATTTCAATATCAATTAACATTGCATCAATTGAATGCTCTCCGCTTTTTACAACGTTTAGGGCTTCAACACCATTAGCTGCTTCAATTACTTTAATGCCTAGTGGCTCAAGAGCTTTTTTCATAATTCCCCTATCAATTTGAGAATCATCAACAGCTAAAACAACATAATCACTTGGCTTATCTTTAGTAACTTTTGCACTGCTTTCGCTACTTGCTTTAATATCTACTTTAACATCTTTAGCCATATCCATCATTGCACCAACATCAACGATTAAGGTAACATTACCATCTCCACGAATGGTTGAACCTGCAATTCCTGTGATATTTTGTAAGTAATATCCCATAGACTTAATTACAACTTCTTCTTGTCCTATTAAAGTATCTACAATAATTCCAAGTTTTGAAGCAGCTGCACCAACAACTACAACATAAGCTTGTTCGCTATTTTCAAGTACTTGTTTTACACCAAATAAGTCACTAAGCCTTACAAGTGATAAAACTTCATCTCTTAATCTTAATACGTTTTTACCTTCAATTGTGTAAATATCATCAATAGCAACTCTAACTGTCTCAAGAACACTAGCAAGTGGAATAGCATAAAATTCTTCTTGAGTTTTAACAAGCAATGATTGAATAATTGCTAAAGTTAAAGGTATTTTTAACTTAATTACAGTTCCTTTACCAAGCTCGCTATCTACTTCAATAATACCATTTAGCTTATCAATATTAGTTTTTACAACGTCCATTCCAACGCCACGACCACTTACGTTTGTAACTTGCTTAGCAGTTGAAAATCCTGGCTTAAATATAAGCCCATAAGCTTCTTTATCACTCATATTATCAGCTTCTCTTTCGCTAATAACACCCTTTTCAATAGCTTTTGCTCTTAATACTTCAGCATCAAGACCTTTACCATCATCAGCAATTTCAATTACAATGTGATTTCCTTCATTGTAAGCTTTTAGTTGAACTGTTCCTTTTTCTGGCTTACCTGCTGCAATTCTATCTTCTGTTGATTCAACCCCGTGATCGCATGAGTTTCTAATCATGTGCATAATAGGATCGCCTATTTCTTCAACGATTGATTTATCTAATTCAGTTTCTTCACCTTCAAGTTCAAGCTCAATTTGCTTGCCTAAATCACGGCTTAAGTCTCTTACAACTCTTGGGAATTTATTGAATACTTTTGCAATAGGTTGCATTCTTGTCTTCATTACAGCTAGTTGAATATCTGTTGTTACAACGCTTAGTTGATTTACAACCTGATTTAATTCTTCAATAAATTTCTCGCCTTCATATCTTTCTTCAACATCATCGTAAATCTTTAATAATCTATTCTTACCAAGAACTAACTCACCTATTAAGTTCATTAAGTTATCAAGTCTTTTTACTTCAACCCTAATGGTTTGTTCCATATTTGAAGAATTGCCTTTGTCTGCTGCAACTGGAGCTTGTTTACTTGAGCTCTTGTCTTTATCTGTCGCACTTGGTTTTTCAACAGCTTTTGCTTCAACTTTTGGCTCAGCTTTTGCTTCAACTTTTGGCTCAGCTGCTGCTTCATTCTTTTTCTTTTCTTCTCTTCTTGCTTTATCTTCTGCTTTTCTTTGCTTTAATAATCTTTCAATTTCAGCTTCAACTTCATCAGCACTTAAAGAATTAACATCAACTTCTTCTTCATTACTATTTGAATCTTTTTCTATTAATTCTTCAATTTTTTCATTTAAACTTTTTGGTTCTGATTGAACTTCACTTAAAACTTTACCTTCGCTAATTGCTGTTAAGCGTGTGCAAATTGAATTAATATCCATATTAATAGCCGTATCATTTCCATTATCTTTAATACAATGTAATAAATCCTTCATCATATCAATAGACTCAAGAACAACGTCCATAATATCAGGAGTTATAAGTAATTCCCCATGACGAGCTTTGTTTAAAACATCTTCCATGTGATGAGTTAATTTTGTTAAAACATCAAAGTTTAAAAAGCTTGAACTTCCCTTAACTGTGTGAGCAACACGGAAAATGCGGTTAAGCAATTCTAAATCTTCTGGATTGCTTTCAAGCTCAACTAAATCGTGATCTATTTGTTCAATTAATTCAAAAGCTTCTACTAAGAAGTCTTCTAATATCTCTTGCATATCTTCCATATTTACGCTCCTTACTTATTAATATATGATTCAATTACTCTTGATACTTCTTTATAAAAAATATTAGCATCAAACTTAGTTAAAAAGGCATCTCCACCTACATCTTTACTCTTAAGAGTTGAGAACTCATTACTTAAAGATGAGTTAAATATAATTGGAATTCCTTTAAATCTTATATCTTCTCTAACCCTTGAAGCAAAGTGGAAGCCATCCATTTGTGGCATTTCAACGTCTGAAATAATCACTTTTACTTGATTTGCTATATCATTTTTATAAGCATCATAAAGCTCATTCATTTTGTTAAGTCCATCAACGCCATCTTTTGCCTCAATTACTTTAAAGCCCATTTTATCAAGCGCATCACGAACTAATTTTCTAGCAGTTGAGCTATCATCTAAAACAACAGCTGTTCCTGTCATTTTCTTAATTTCTTTTTCTTCAATATCAATTTTTGGAGAATAAATTCCTAGCTCTTCTACTATTCTTTCAAGGTCTAAGATTAATAAAACTTCATCATTTTCAATCTTAGCAATTCCTGTGATTTGACTTTTGTCAAAACCACCTGTATTAGTTGAAAAATCCGAACCTCTAATATCAGTAGCACTAATTCTTCTAATTCTTTTTGCCTCATGAACGATAAAACCTATCATAATATTTGAAAACTCAGCAATAATAATTCTAGGTTTTAAAACCATATCCTTTGGCTCAATAATATTCATCCATTTAGCAAGATTTATTACAGGAATTACAACGCCTCTTAAATCAAAAACACCTTCAATATATTCAGGCACACCTGGTAATTCTGTTAATGCTGGTATTTTTATAATTTCTTTAACTTTTGCAACATTCACTCCATAAATTCCTTCATAGACTTTATGTTGTCCTTGTTTATAGATACGAAAATCTACAAGTTCCATTTCATTAGAATCAGCCTTTAAGACTTTATCTTCTGCCATTTTTACTCCTTTCTGGGTAAGTTATATTTTTTTATAAGTCCATATTCTAGTATAAAAAAACTTCGGTCATTTGCAAAAGCTTCTAAATTCTTGTATTTTGTATTTCCTAATTCAAATTCTCTTCCTTGATGAAAGTGCCCTTCTATTATATAATCAATTTTTAGGCTTTTTTTTGCAAAATAATCTTGATATTTTTTAATTCTAAATTTCATTAAACTATCAAAAAAATCTAATTTTTTATATAGTTTTTTTACCTTTTGTTGATTGCAAATCTTTTGATAAATTTTATCAAAACATATAATATTTAAAAGATTTAATATAAAAATTACAAAAGGTAATCTTAAAAATCTTAAAGCTATTTGAGTAATTATTGGCAAGAAAATATCTCCATGAGAAATTGCAATATTAAGCTCTTTATATTTAGCTAAAATAGGCTGATTTTTAATGATTTTTACATTTTTAAAAAGTTTTTTTAAATTAAAATCATGATTTCCTTCAAAATAAATAATTTCAATTTCATTAGCTAAATTATCTAATTCATTAATTATGTTTAAATTATCAATTTCAGAGCTTTTAATTCCACCTATTAAAAGATTAAAAATATCTCCTAGAAGTATTACTTGTGGGGGCTTATTAAGTTTTAAATATTCAATAAATTCACAAAAATCTAGCCTAGTGCTATCATAATGCACATCGGCTATAAAAATCGCTTTGTCTTTAAGCTCAATCATTAAATATCAAGCTCTTTATAACTTATGCTAAGGATTTCATAACTTGCTTTTCCTTTAGGTAAAACAACGCTAAATTCATCTCCTTCATCTTTACCTAACATTGCCTTTGCGATAGGAGAATTTATGCTTATATATCCTTTTTCTAAATTACTTTCACAATCTCCTACAATACTAAAAGTCTTTTCTTCTTCAGTATTTAAATCCATAATCTCTACCGTGCTTCCAAATCTTACTTTATCATGATTAAACTCAGCAGGATTTACAATCTTTGCATTTGCTAAAATTTCACTAAGTTCAGCGATTTTTCCTTCTAAAAAGCTTTGTTTTTCTCTTGCTGCATGATATTCTGCGTTTTCTTTTAAATCCCCATGAGATCTTGCAATATCAATTTCTTTTACTACATTAGGGCGTTCAACTACTTTTAAATGTTCTAATTCTTTATATAATTTTTCATAGCCTTTTTGTGTCATTATTTGCATTTTTACTCCTTGATTAATTTTGCTAAATTGCTTGCTATTTCACCTTTTGTTAGTTCTCTTAATTTTATTGATTTTTGTAAAAACTCTTCTTTATTAGCGTTTTTAAATACTGCTAATAATTCATTTTCATCAAAGTTTTGTATAAATTCTTTGTGAAATTCGCCCAAATTAAGCTTATCAAAAATAATATTACAAAGTCCTATAAACTTGATTTTTACTAGAGTTTTTGCGATGAAATAATCAATCATTTTAGCCTTATAACATAAACAAAAGGCATTTCCTATAAGTCCTGCTTCAAGGCTTGCTGTACCACTACAAATATAAGCAAACTCGCAATTTTTAAGAGTTGTTTTAGTATCGTAAGAAATAGTAAAACCACTTAAATCTTCATATAAATATAATTTATCCTTTAAAAAAGTAGGCACACAAACAACGCATTCATAATCACTAAAATGCTTTTTAAGGTTTCTAAAAATTGGCATTAAAGCTTTTATTTCACTTTTTCTTGAACCTGGCAAAAATGCTATTAATTTTTTAGTTTTTGTATCGTTTTTAAAATATTCTTTTAAAGCCTCGTTGCTTGGATTTCCATAATATAAAGATGATTTAAAATACTGATTTTCAAAAGGTAAAATCCCAACTAATTCATCACACAAACTCTCAACAACCTTAATTCTACCTTTTTTCCATGCCCAAACTTGTGGCAAAATAAAATATATAATCTTACCTTTAAAACCGGCCTTTCTTAATGCTTTTGCAAAAGGTATATTAAAAGCAGGAGAATCTATTAATAAAACCTTTTCTATATTTTCTTTAAGTGCAATTTGAACTAATTCTTTTATAGCTTTTTTTGCTTTTAAAATTAGTGGTAAAACTTGCACGAAACCCATAGCATTAAACTCACTAAAGTCGCAATAATTGTAAGAATTTGAAATAGGAATTTCGTTTTTCAAATTAACATCATAAATCCCATATAAGCTAATATTGTCTAATTCTTTTAAGATATGTTTTAAATGAGTATTTGCTGAGTTTTCCAAAGCTATACTTAATAATTTCACAATTTTTCCTTTAATAAATTTTATTCTTTAAAGTATTTTCAAAGTTTTTTAATACTATTATAAAGCATATATTTAATAGGAGTTTGTATGAAAATAAAATATAGTGCAATTTTGCTTAGTATGAACCTTTTTGCTGGTGTAGTAAATCCTAATTTTGCTTATCAAGATTATTTAGATTTTGGAGCTAATAAGGGAAAATTTAGTGTTGGAAAAAACATATCAGTAACTAATAAAAGCGGAAAAGTTGTTGATTTTAAAGTTCCTATGCCAGATTTCTCTGCTGCAAATCAAAGTGGAGATTTAATGGGTGAGCTTACAAACATAGGTGGCTCTTATGCAATCACTGCAGCTCATATGATAAGCCCAACTCATAGGCCTGATTTGATCAATAAAGGCAAAAAATATGAGTTTGGCAATGTAGCTTCAAGTGTTGTGGCAAGTGATACTAATTTTAAAGATTATCTTAAATGGAATGATAACTGCAAAGAACCTCAAGCTGTAGATGATTTGAGAGATTTCGCAGTTATTAAAATGAGTAAATTAAATATAAATGCAAGCGCAAAGTTAATTAATAGAGAATTTTTTTATATAGACCCCTTTATTAGCGAAAATTTAAAAAATGATCAAAATGAACTTTATAAAGATAAATTTAGCATGAAAAATCAAGCTTGGAACAAAACTGAGTATGATAAATACATTGCAACAGGTAAAGAACAAGATAGCGAAGATATAGGAAAAGGAATTTTAATAAACCATCCTGAAAGATTTAGTGTATATGCTAGAAGTGGCTCTGGAATGCAAAAAATAGGCTATATTGACGGACAACTAGTTCCTAATTTAATTGAATACGAAGGTGTATATTTAACAGGCGGAGTTTTGTATCTTAATAAAAGTGCAAGTACTGATAATATAGGTATATTAAAACTTGAATCAGTTAGTGAAAATAGAATAGTTACAAAAGATTTCTCAAGACTTGATTTTTCTAATAACCCTGCACCTGGCGATAGTGGAAGTGCTGTTTATGTTTATGATAATCTAATTAAAGATTGGTTTGTTGTAGGAGTTGCAAGCACAAGTGATTGTAATCCATATGAAACAAACGGTTATGCTTGTAGCACTAGCTCTTACGCTCTTATAAATCATCATATAATTAATGATTTTAAAAATGGTTTCACAGCTACTTTAGATGGTAATGGTTATGATTCTACTACTATAAGTGCTAGTATAAAAGATAAAAATAATGAAAATAATAAAGACTTAGTATTTGCTAATGCAACAACAATTACTCTAAATGATAAAGAAAATTTAGGCTCAAGTGTGTTTTATTTTAATGATAATTCTACTATAAATGGTGGCGAAGTTTTACTTGGTGGAGTTGTAATAAACGATGGTAAGACACTTGAATTTAATGCTACAACAGGGCTTAATGATAATCTTCATAAAATGGGAAAAGGAAGCTTAAATATCAATGAAGAAAGCCTAGGAGGACTTAGAAGTGGCGAAGGTCTAACTATTCTTAATACCACTAACAAAGCCTTTAGCTCTATATATTTATTAAACGATGCAAAATTAAAAATTACTAATGAAAATCAACTAAAAGATACTAATCTAATCTTTAATGGTGGAGAGCTTGATTTAAACGGAGTAAATTTAAGTCTTAATAAAATTCAAGCAAATAATTTTAACACCCTAATTACGAATTCAAATTCCGAAGAATCAAAACTAAATATTACAAATCCTAAAGAGCTTGATATTTATCACGGAAAAATTGCTAATAATATTTCACTTGAATTAAATAATGCTAAAGATTTTGTATTTGATGGAGAATTAAATTTAAATAATTTAAATATTAATAATTCAACAATTAATCTTCAAGGACATCCACTAGCTCATGCTTATTTGTATAACATACAAACTGCAAATAAAGTAGGTGCAAATATAACTCCAACTACTAGCTTTCAAGAAGATTATGAAGCTAGAGTAAATAATATAGATAATATAGTTTTAAATAGTGCTAATTTAAATATTTTAAAACACAGCATTTTAAATGCAAAAAATATTACTTTAAATAACGCATCTAATTTAAATATAGGTGAGAATAAAATATATCTTGATTATTACGATAACAATCATATTAGCAATGGTGTAAATGATTTGGTATTTACTTCTAGCTTGCAAGAATATAATTCTTTAGCAAGTAATATAAATGTAAATGCAAATGTAGTTTTAAACAATAATTCAAGCCTAAATATTAAAAATGGTTCAGAGTTTAACGGAAGTATAAGCGATGATAACACAAGTAGTTTAAACTTAGAAAATGCAAACATTGAAGCAAATATAAATATTGCAAATCTAAACGCAACTAATACTAATTTTTATTTTGCACTAAATAAGACTTTAAAAGTAACTAATAGTGCAATGGGTAGCTTAAATACCTTTATGATAAAGCCTAGCTTAGCAGGAGAGAATAAATATCTATTAGCAAGTATAAATAATACAAATAATACAATAAAACAAGAT
Protein-coding regions in this window:
- a CDS encoding transaldolase — encoded protein: MSGYSIWCDFIENSFLDNEFLQMLASGTINGATSNPSIFKNAITTSAYYKERIKQLNIKNKEELFLALALEDIKKAALKMSYLYAKDNNNGFISFEINPLNSNNAGLSIAEGLKIANLINMPNLMIKVPATNAGYEVMNTLASYGISINATLIFSHEQAKKCNDAIIEGMKKYKAKNPNGITNKGVVSIFVSRVDSLLNHRYSVKNQIGIQNAIYSASKVDSENIRALFASTGTKSNDLSKDYYLKELELNNTINTAPINAINAYRPSKNIKNLNQELITSSKEFIFSTINEIEYDNACKKLLDDGLVQFEKAYIDILENL
- a CDS encoding chemotaxis protein CheW; the encoded protein is MERLNQVLNRQQEQVKGSSARDTKEEQIRQLVGFMIDEEEYAIPILSIQEIIKPIEYTRVPSVPDYVLGVFNMRGNVIPLIDLAKRFGLGSSKHTQHTRYIVLKGEEGNIGFVIDKLTEAIKIKESNIDQPPETLLKEKGMIEGIGKQENSILTILKVEALMKRDF
- a CDS encoding chemotaxis protein CheW; translated protein: MEDMQEILEDFLVEAFELIEQIDHDLVELESNPEDLELLNRIFRVAHTVKGSSSFLNFDVLTKLTHHMEDVLNKARHGELLITPDIMDVVLESIDMMKDLLHCIKDNGNDTAINMDINSICTRLTAISEGKVLSEVQSEPKSLNEKIEELIEKDSNSNEEEVDVNSLSADEVEAEIERLLKQRKAEDKARREEKKKNEAAAEPKVEAKAEPKVEAKAVEKPSATDKDKSSSKQAPVAADKGNSSNMEQTIRVEVKRLDNLMNLIGELVLGKNRLLKIYDDVEERYEGEKFIEELNQVVNQLSVVTTDIQLAVMKTRMQPIAKVFNKFPRVVRDLSRDLGKQIELELEGEETELDKSIVEEIGDPIMHMIRNSCDHGVESTEDRIAAGKPEKGTVQLKAYNEGNHIVIEIADDGKGLDAEVLRAKAIEKGVISEREADNMSDKEAYGLIFKPGFSTAKQVTNVSGRGVGMDVVKTNIDKLNGIIEVDSELGKGTVIKLKIPLTLAIIQSLLVKTQEEFYAIPLASVLETVRVAIDDIYTIEGKNVLRLRDEVLSLVRLSDLFGVKQVLENSEQAYVVVVGAAASKLGIIVDTLIGQEEVVIKSMGYYLQNITGIAGSTIRGDGNVTLIVDVGAMMDMAKDVKVDIKASSESSAKVTKDKPSDYVVLAVDDSQIDRGIMKKALEPLGIKVIEAANGVEALNVVKSGEHSIDAMLIDIEMPRMDGYTLAAEIRKYAKYRNLPLIAVTSRTSKSDRLRGVEVGMTEYITKPYSYEYLENVVRKNLKLG
- a CDS encoding chemotaxis protein, giving the protein MAEDKVLKADSNEMELVDFRIYKQGQHKVYEGIYGVNVAKVKEIIKIPALTELPGVPEYIEGVFDLRGVVIPVINLAKWMNIIEPKDMVLKPRIIIAEFSNIMIGFIVHEAKRIRRISATDIRGSDFSTNTGGFDKSQITGIAKIENDEVLLILDLERIVEELGIYSPKIDIEEKEIKKMTGTAVVLDDSSTARKLVRDALDKMGFKVIEAKDGVDGLNKMNELYDAYKNDIANQVKVIISDVEMPQMDGFHFASRVREDIRFKGIPIIFNSSLSNEFSTLKSKDVGGDAFLTKFDANIFYKEVSRVIESYINK
- a CDS encoding metallophosphoesterase, whose amino-acid sequence is MIELKDKAIFIADVHYDSTRLDFCEFIEYLKLNKPPQVILLGDIFNLLIGGIKSSEIDNLNIINELDNLANEIEIIYFEGNHDFNLKKLFKNVKIIKNQPILAKYKELNIAISHGDIFLPIITQIALRFLRLPFVIFILNLLNIICFDKIYQKICNQQKVKKLYKKLDFFDSLMKFRIKKYQDYFAKKSLKIDYIIEGHFHQGREFELGNTKYKNLEAFANDRSFFILEYGLIKKYNLPRKE
- the greA gene encoding transcription elongation factor GreA — translated: MQIMTQKGYEKLYKELEHLKVVERPNVVKEIDIARSHGDLKENAEYHAAREKQSFLEGKIAELSEILANAKIVNPAEFNHDKVRFGSTVEIMDLNTEEEKTFSIVGDCESNLEKGYISINSPIAKAMLGKDEGDEFSVVLPKGKASYEILSISYKELDI
- a CDS encoding lipid-A-disaccharide synthase (catalyzes the formation of lipid A disaccharide from UDP-2,3-diacylglucosamine and 2,3-diacylglucosamine-1-phosphate, lipid A disaccharide is a precursor of lipid A that anchors LPS to the OM), which gives rise to MKLLSIALENSANTHLKHILKELDNISLYGIYDVNLKNEIPISNSYNYCDFSEFNAMGFVQVLPLILKAKKAIKELVQIALKENIEKVLLIDSPAFNIPFAKALRKAGFKGKIIYFILPQVWAWKKGRIKVVESLCDELVGILPFENQYFKSSLYYGNPSNEALKEYFKNDTKTKKLIAFLPGSRKSEIKALMPIFRNLKKHFSDYECVVCVPTFLKDKLYLYEDLSGFTISYDTKTTLKNCEFAYICSGTASLEAGLIGNAFCLCYKAKMIDYFIAKTLVKIKFIGLCNIIFDKLNLGEFHKEFIQNFDENELLAVFKNANKEEFLQKSIKLRELTKGEIASNLAKLIKE
- a CDS encoding autotransporter outer membrane beta-barrel domain-containing protein produces the protein MKIKYSAILLSMNLFAGVVNPNFAYQDYLDFGANKGKFSVGKNISVTNKSGKVVDFKVPMPDFSAANQSGDLMGELTNIGGSYAITAAHMISPTHRPDLINKGKKYEFGNVASSVVASDTNFKDYLKWNDNCKEPQAVDDLRDFAVIKMSKLNINASAKLINREFFYIDPFISENLKNDQNELYKDKFSMKNQAWNKTEYDKYIATGKEQDSEDIGKGILINHPERFSVYARSGSGMQKIGYIDGQLVPNLIEYEGVYLTGGVLYLNKSASTDNIGILKLESVSENRIVTKDFSRLDFSNNPAPGDSGSAVYVYDNLIKDWFVVGVASTSDCNPYETNGYACSTSSYALINHHIINDFKNGFTATLDGNGYDSTTISASIKDKNNENNKDLVFANATTITLNDKENLGSSVFYFNDNSTINGGEVLLGGVVINDGKTLEFNATTGLNDNLHKMGKGSLNINEESLGGLRSGEGLTILNTTNKAFSSIYLLNDAKLKITNENQLKDTNLIFNGGELDLNGVNLSLNKIQANNFNTLITNSNSEESKLNITNPKELDIYHGKIANNISLELNNAKDFVFDGELNLNNLNINNSTINLQGHPLAHAYLYNIQTANKVGANITPTTSFQEDYEARVNNIDNIVLNSANLNILKHSILNAKNITLNNASNLNIGENKIYLDYYDNNHISNGVNDLVFTSSLQEYNSLASNINVNANVVLNNNSSLNIKNGSEFNGSISDDNTSSLNLENANIEANINIANLNATNTNFYFALNKTLKVTNSAMGSLNTFMIKPSLAGENKYLLASINNTNNTIKQDYLKAIEYKENISIYKPNIEFANENGKANWYLVSLKEETQEPEINNPNTPNIEEKPTIKDYFFVEENKAVTQMIDNSLNQVFFSYVLEWNNLQKRMGELRNNTSSGFWTRAYVGESSYKDYNKTKFYEFQLGIDKLNDSNYYKNYTGLVLNQSIYKLGNNLSGDIKGTGFGIYNSTIFDNGFYIDAIAKYINYKNDFTLYVKNQNEVLNSLKAKNSSSLIASVELGYRKDFNNFYLEPQIEFITGYVGKQELSSEDKKLNLKSDSFVPFNIKTALFMGANYEKFALRAGVGYAADLINNAKKTIKDLDSTSIYNGKKDSRAFVNLSNTYKINEKSTLNLEFERTFGGDLNIDYSFNLVYRYSF